The following coding sequences are from one Arcobacter nitrofigilis DSM 7299 window:
- the panB gene encoding 3-methyl-2-oxobutanoate hydroxymethyltransferase codes for MSIIKNEFEKMNINKIKKAKNIKKLTMITAYDALFAKLFEELADIILVGDSLNMSFAGKPDTLSATLEQMIYHTNAVCNGAKEAFVVIDMPFGTYINKDEALKNAIRAYQETNAAAVKIEGGEDRADIVSHLTSNSIAVMGHIGLMPQYVRSEGGYKVRGKTQEDKEQLLRDAIAIEKAGAFCIVIEGVMSDVAKEITQAVSIPTIGIGAGKETDGQVLVWSDMLGFFEEFKPKFVRHYLDGAKLVKDAVSSYKSDIQNKTFPSKEEEY; via the coding sequence GTGAGTATTATAAAAAATGAATTTGAAAAAATGAATATTAACAAAATAAAAAAAGCTAAAAATATAAAAAAGCTTACAATGATTACAGCTTATGATGCATTATTTGCAAAACTCTTTGAAGAACTTGCAGATATTATTTTAGTAGGTGATAGTTTAAATATGAGTTTTGCTGGGAAACCAGACACTTTATCTGCTACCTTAGAACAAATGATTTATCATACAAATGCAGTATGCAATGGTGCGAAAGAAGCTTTTGTAGTAATCGATATGCCCTTTGGAACTTACATAAATAAAGATGAAGCACTTAAAAATGCAATAAGAGCCTACCAAGAGACAAATGCTGCAGCAGTAAAAATAGAAGGTGGAGAAGATAGAGCAGATATAGTTTCACATCTTACATCTAATTCTATAGCAGTTATGGGACACATTGGTCTTATGCCTCAATATGTGAGAAGTGAAGGTGGTTACAAAGTAAGAGGTAAAACACAAGAAGACAAAGAACAACTACTTCGTGATGCAATTGCAATCGAAAAAGCGGGTGCTTTTTGTATAGTAATTGAAGGTGTTATGAGTGATGTAGCAAAAGAGATTACTCAAGCTGTTTCAATACCAACAATTGGAATAGGAGCAGGAAAAGAGACTGATGGACAAGTTTTAGTTTGGTCAGATATGTTAGGATTTTTTGAGGAGTTTAAACCAAAATTTGTAAGACACTATTTAGATGGTGCAAAACTTGTAAAAGATGCTGTTTCAAGCTATAAATCAGATATTCAAAATAAAACTTTCCCAAGTAAAGAAGAGGAATACTAA
- the ruvB gene encoding Holliday junction branch migration DNA helicase RuvB, with amino-acid sequence MDDRLVNVEQISFEDEKSEISLRPSSWDDYIGQEKIKKNLRVFIDASRKRGEALDHILFYGPPGLGKTTLSYLISNEMNSNIKITAGPMIEKSGDLAAILTNLEEGDILFIDEIHRLSPAVEEILYPAMEDYRLDIIIGSGPAAQTVKIDLPRFTLIGATTRAGMLSNPLRERFGMHFRMQFYTHPELSKIIQIAGTKLDKECEKDASLEIARRSRGTPRIALRLLRRVRDFAEVENEQIIKLKRCEYALNELGVNETGFDEMDINLLELLVSNRGRPMGLSTIAAALSEDEGTIEDAIEPYLLANGYIERTARGRVASVKTYELFRLTAPITEGKLF; translated from the coding sequence GTGGATGATAGATTAGTAAATGTAGAACAAATATCTTTTGAAGATGAAAAATCAGAAATAAGTTTAAGACCATCATCATGGGATGATTATATTGGTCAAGAAAAAATCAAAAAAAATCTAAGAGTCTTTATAGATGCTAGTAGAAAAAGAGGTGAAGCCTTAGATCACATCTTATTTTATGGACCTCCAGGACTTGGGAAAACCACACTTTCATATCTAATCTCAAATGAAATGAACTCAAACATAAAAATAACAGCTGGACCTATGATTGAAAAATCAGGAGATTTAGCAGCTATTTTAACAAATCTTGAAGAAGGTGATATTTTATTTATAGATGAAATTCATCGTTTAAGCCCTGCTGTTGAAGAGATACTTTATCCTGCCATGGAAGATTATCGATTAGACATTATCATTGGAAGTGGACCAGCTGCACAAACTGTAAAAATAGACTTACCACGATTTACATTAATTGGTGCTACTACAAGAGCTGGAATGCTTTCAAATCCTTTAAGAGAGCGATTTGGTATGCACTTTAGAATGCAGTTTTACACCCACCCAGAACTATCTAAAATCATTCAAATAGCAGGAACAAAACTAGACAAAGAGTGTGAAAAAGATGCAAGTTTAGAAATTGCAAGAAGAAGTAGAGGAACACCTAGAATTGCCCTTAGACTATTAAGAAGAGTAAGGGATTTTGCAGAAGTAGAAAATGAACAAATAATCAAATTAAAAAGGTGTGAATATGCTCTTAATGAATTGGGTGTAAATGAAACAGGCTTTGATGAGATGGATATAAATTTACTTGAACTTCTTGTATCAAACAGAGGAAGACCAATGGGTCTGTCTACAATTGCAGCAGCTTTAAGTGAAGATGAAGGTACAATAGAAGATGCCATCGAACCATACTTATTAGCTAATGGATATATAGAAAGAACAGCAAGGGGAAGAGTTGCAAGTGTAAAAACTTATGAACTTTTTAGACTAACAGCTCCTATTACAGAAGGCAAACTATTTTGA
- a CDS encoding transposase, with amino-acid sequence MQIPRRERITDVGCYHVVCRGVERRNVFLDSDDFEQFLALLKSVKKEFDIIVHSFCLMTNHYHILLETKEDNISLAMKYLNSHYAIYFNKKYKRTGYLWQVRFHSDYLYADNHFKYKIEAS; translated from the coding sequence ATACAGATACCAAGACGAGAACGTATTACTGATGTTGGATGTTATCACGTTGTTTGCCGTGGTGTTGAGCGTCGCAATGTATTTTTAGACTCCGATGATTTTGAACAGTTCTTAGCTCTTTTGAAAAGTGTAAAAAAGGAGTTTGATATTATTGTACACTCCTTTTGTCTTATGACAAACCATTATCATATCTTACTTGAAACAAAAGAAGATAATATTTCCCTTGCTATGAAATATCTCAATTCACATTATGCTATATATTTTAATAAAAAATACAAACGTACTGGTTATCTTTGGCAAGTGCGTTTTCATTCTGATTATTTATATGCTGATAATCACTTTAAGTATAAGATTGAAGCTTCTTAG